One window of Corynebacterium accolens genomic DNA carries:
- a CDS encoding DUF6230 family protein, whose product MGRISIPKFAAALAAGLAAFGVTGFAVAQGGLTANIALSGTFFKVNMSHLEGEGLSIFVDRDQMGEETIPAARLKFEHAVASNLCLSANLPDVPGVGETTFALRANGDDSVEVRNLLVGATDIKGELDLTNANVGVDASQVNDKADPGSWGLYAQKVTLSADDIRTTSVGAEKLAASGVTVTVKRGSNNNAC is encoded by the coding sequence ATGGGCAGAATAAGCATTCCAAAGTTTGCGGCCGCTCTGGCTGCAGGTCTCGCGGCATTCGGCGTTACAGGTTTTGCGGTAGCCCAGGGTGGTTTAACTGCCAATATTGCCCTATCGGGAACCTTTTTTAAGGTAAATATGAGCCACCTTGAAGGTGAAGGCCTGTCGATCTTTGTTGATAGAGATCAAATGGGAGAGGAAACCATTCCGGCCGCACGCTTGAAGTTCGAACATGCCGTGGCTTCTAACCTATGCTTATCCGCCAATCTTCCGGATGTTCCTGGTGTGGGCGAGACCACCTTTGCTCTCCGTGCGAACGGAGATGACAGCGTGGAGGTCAGAAACCTATTGGTCGGTGCGACCGACATTAAGGGAGAGCTGGATCTGACCAACGCCAACGTGGGAGTCGATGCAAGTCAGGTTAATGACAAAGCAGATCCAGGCTCATGGGGCCTGTATGCGCAGAAGGTGACCTTGAGCGCAGATGATATTCGAACGACCTCGGTCGGAGCGGAAAAGCTCGCTGCTTCCGGAGTGACCGTGACAGTGAAGAGGGGAAGCAATAACAATGCCTGCTAA
- a CDS encoding oxygenase MpaB family protein has product MSNSLNTSAYQAPEDNDQNNSAAPSKEKESKRELRRAPLGPDSLLWKWGSDNRLQLLRGYTGILQNMHPAIGQSLLDHSKFFDEPFARLQRSTPQIIQSIYDDGDIGERIRDYHVTIKGTLKNGERYHSLNPETYYWAHATFVYRVIYAQDLFGTPFTKEERDQIVREGVTWWDKYGMSERPVIDNYDDLIKYMDEMADTVLERNETVDFALRTARVEPVKAPEGVPEAVWKVIWKPIMRSAIWLTVATLPQKYRDILDLKWSKRDQKRFDRIAKSVRFIMDHLPEDKRYMEPGRSLMIKNGMIEGKYKEPKKIQGYNAAQAKDSAATAESTDKPDSDDAVAARRAAGCPF; this is encoded by the coding sequence ATGTCCAACTCGCTTAATACCAGTGCATACCAAGCTCCAGAGGACAACGACCAGAACAACTCCGCTGCCCCGAGCAAGGAAAAGGAGTCGAAGCGCGAACTCCGGCGCGCCCCCTTAGGTCCAGATTCCCTGCTGTGGAAGTGGGGATCGGATAACCGCCTGCAGCTGCTGCGCGGATATACCGGCATTTTGCAGAATATGCACCCGGCCATCGGGCAATCCCTGCTGGATCACTCGAAGTTCTTCGACGAGCCATTCGCCCGCCTGCAGCGCTCCACGCCACAGATTATTCAGTCCATCTATGACGACGGGGACATCGGCGAGCGCATCCGCGATTATCACGTCACCATTAAGGGCACACTGAAAAATGGCGAGCGCTACCACTCTCTAAATCCAGAGACCTACTACTGGGCACATGCGACCTTTGTCTACCGTGTCATCTACGCACAAGACCTTTTCGGCACCCCCTTCACCAAGGAAGAGCGCGACCAAATCGTCCGCGAAGGCGTGACGTGGTGGGATAAGTACGGCATGTCTGAGCGTCCGGTCATCGATAACTACGATGACTTAATCAAATACATGGACGAGATGGCAGATACCGTCCTCGAACGCAATGAGACCGTTGACTTCGCACTACGTACTGCACGCGTAGAACCAGTCAAGGCTCCGGAAGGTGTTCCAGAGGCCGTGTGGAAAGTTATCTGGAAGCCGATTATGCGCAGCGCCATCTGGTTGACGGTGGCCACCTTGCCCCAGAAGTACCGCGATATCTTGGATCTCAAGTGGTCCAAGCGCGATCAAAAGCGCTTCGACCGCATTGCCAAGTCCGTCCGCTTCATCATGGATCACCTGCCAGAGGACAAGCGCTACATGGAGCCGGGTCGCTCCCTGATGATCAAAAACGGCATGATCGAGGGCAAGTACAAGGAGCCGAAGAAGATTCAAGGCTACAACGCCGCCCAGGCTAAGGACTCTGCGGCCACCGCAGAATCTACCGACAAGCCGGATTCCGATGATGCAGTAGCCGCACGCCGTGCAGCCGGCTGTCCATTCTAA
- a CDS encoding succinic semialdehyde dehydrogenase, whose translation MSLPRRLQERPLPQHLLTELQHLTTNYSTGSLDKGEHQAVHSPLFEEELGWVGVGSEEDVDEAFRRSRQAQMLWADTDVKQRVKVMKRFHHLVAKNRELLADFIQLETGKDRTAAFDEVLDVLNNARYYSNNAPKLLATQKQPGAFPFITKTRLQRVPKGVVGQISPWNYPLALGISDAVAALLAGNGIVAKPDGSTPFSNLISLYLLKEAGLPKDLLQIVTGSGRVVGSAIAERCDYLMFTGSTKTGKILGTTVGERLVGYSAELGGKNPMIIAPDADIDKHIDTIATACFSNSGQLCVSIERIYVPEAIFDQFITAFRRATESIKLGSGLNWDYTMGSLISQDQLDVVQHFVDDAVNKGATVITGGKPRPDIGPSHFEPTVLTDLGDGTELAEQEVFGPVVYVQRVRDVEEAIEQANKLPYGLNSSVFGQPETAQAIAEKIDAGSVTINDGYASTWASISTPLGGVKESGVGRRHGHEGLTKYTEAKNISSQRIMPMRGPSWLPNKYYGTLLSSALRLGKALHFLP comes from the coding sequence ATGTCTTTACCCCGCCGACTACAAGAACGGCCTTTGCCACAGCATTTACTGACCGAACTGCAACATCTCACCACCAACTACTCCACCGGTTCGCTGGATAAAGGCGAACACCAAGCGGTCCATTCCCCTCTCTTCGAAGAAGAATTGGGGTGGGTTGGAGTAGGTTCCGAAGAAGACGTAGATGAAGCTTTCCGTCGTTCACGCCAAGCCCAAATGCTCTGGGCTGACACTGACGTTAAGCAACGCGTAAAGGTAATGAAGCGCTTCCATCACCTCGTGGCCAAGAACCGCGAGCTGCTGGCGGATTTCATCCAGCTGGAGACCGGTAAGGACCGCACGGCCGCCTTTGATGAAGTACTCGATGTACTGAACAACGCGCGTTATTATTCAAATAATGCGCCAAAGCTACTTGCTACACAGAAACAGCCAGGTGCATTTCCATTCATTACTAAGACTCGCCTACAGCGGGTTCCTAAGGGTGTTGTAGGGCAAATCAGCCCGTGGAACTATCCATTAGCGCTGGGCATTTCCGATGCCGTTGCGGCACTGCTTGCAGGCAACGGCATCGTGGCCAAGCCCGACGGCTCCACGCCGTTTTCTAACCTGATTTCCCTCTATCTCTTAAAGGAAGCAGGACTGCCGAAGGATCTGCTACAGATCGTCACCGGTTCCGGCCGAGTCGTCGGTTCCGCCATCGCTGAACGCTGCGATTACCTGATGTTTACCGGCTCTACCAAGACCGGCAAGATTTTGGGTACCACCGTAGGCGAGCGCCTTGTTGGATACTCCGCAGAGCTGGGCGGAAAGAACCCGATGATCATCGCGCCGGATGCAGACATCGATAAGCATATTGACACCATCGCTACCGCCTGTTTCTCAAATTCGGGCCAGCTGTGCGTTTCGATCGAACGCATCTACGTTCCCGAAGCCATCTTCGATCAATTCATTACCGCATTCCGCCGAGCAACCGAATCCATCAAACTTGGCTCTGGTTTGAACTGGGACTACACGATGGGTTCGCTCATCAGCCAAGATCAATTGGATGTAGTGCAGCACTTTGTCGATGACGCAGTAAACAAGGGTGCAACCGTTATTACCGGAGGCAAGCCCCGCCCGGATATCGGCCCCTCTCACTTTGAACCCACGGTACTCACTGATTTGGGCGATGGCACCGAGCTTGCAGAGCAAGAGGTCTTTGGTCCAGTGGTATATGTGCAACGCGTGCGCGATGTCGAAGAGGCAATCGAACAGGCAAATAAATTGCCCTATGGTCTAAACTCCTCCGTATTTGGCCAGCCAGAGACCGCTCAGGCCATCGCTGAGAAAATCGATGCAGGAAGTGTGACTATCAATGATGGCTACGCTTCAACGTGGGCCTCGATTTCTACCCCACTGGGTGGCGTCAAGGAATCTGGCGTTGGTCGCCGCCACGGCCACGAGGGCCTGACTAAGTACACGGAAGCAAAAAATATCTCTTCCCAAAGGATCATGCCGATGCGCGGGCCAAGCTGGCTACCCAATAAGTATTACGGCACCCTGCTGAGCTCCGCATTGCGTTTAGGAAAAGCCCTGCACTTCCTACCTTAA
- a CDS encoding FAD-dependent oxidoreductase: protein MFKPYRRPTVAVVGAGVAGCAAASECAFSGFDTVLFEQEPHIGGHFNSALATEVSRKYHFRTPYLRLTRTDGSPASVIRHLEKAVEASGAEFRGSTEVTGAEFDRAEGQWEISYLSDSGQETQAFDVLIRATGEASPWISVPGRSKANVDDMYLHHGVEVFGLPNALFVDGPTPRDSYLKRRPLAVIEARADHCRRYVRQLEIRGPGELTVKHDKWLVQPGTVRGIREVLAGFDAPAHNFKRASNYASESASSERQTQQKSATALKEA, encoded by the coding sequence ATGTTCAAGCCATACCGTCGGCCGACTGTCGCAGTGGTTGGCGCCGGAGTAGCTGGATGCGCCGCGGCTTCTGAATGCGCATTCTCAGGATTCGACACCGTTCTTTTTGAACAAGAACCACATATCGGTGGTCATTTCAATTCTGCTCTAGCCACTGAGGTATCCCGGAAATACCACTTCCGTACGCCGTACCTCCGCCTCACTAGGACTGACGGCTCACCGGCTTCTGTCATTCGCCACCTTGAAAAGGCTGTCGAGGCCAGTGGCGCCGAGTTCCGTGGTTCCACCGAAGTTACCGGAGCTGAATTCGACCGCGCAGAAGGACAATGGGAAATTTCCTACCTCAGTGATTCCGGCCAGGAAACCCAAGCATTCGATGTCCTGATCCGCGCCACCGGTGAGGCGTCCCCGTGGATTTCCGTTCCGGGACGTTCGAAGGCAAATGTCGACGATATGTACCTCCACCACGGTGTCGAGGTCTTTGGACTTCCTAATGCCCTCTTCGTCGACGGCCCTACCCCGCGTGATTCCTACCTCAAACGCCGCCCATTGGCTGTTATCGAGGCCCGTGCGGATCACTGCCGCCGTTACGTTCGCCAACTCGAAATTCGTGGACCCGGAGAACTAACGGTCAAGCATGATAAGTGGTTGGTCCAACCCGGAACTGTACGCGGAATCCGCGAAGTGCTCGCGGGGTTCGATGCACCAGCCCATAATTTCAAGAGAGCATCCAACTACGCCTCTGAATCCGCCTCATCAGAACGCCAGACTCAACAAAAGTCCGCTACTGCCCTTAAGGAGGCATGA
- a CDS encoding oxygenase MpaB family protein — MMTTLSNPESTVNDQMTQASDTNTENLPELGPDSILWQRFGDWRSAFVALSAGLLQITQRDVSRSLVQHSNVFDNEVARLVRSAFPIIRTIYEGPEVGIMIRDFHKDIKGTHPDGSRYHPLNPDVYYWAHATFAAMPYQLAGNFMDPLSPEEREQLFQETRTWYTFYGVAEPDDAPKTYAEFEEYLDRMIDTLDISETIERSRIINGLTLDPPDPKVPNWLWKPIAPYASRLLLWVAIGMIPDKLCSKLGWEWTKKDERKLKIFSRTVRGIFSVLPRKARMVPIATRAFEKAEAEGGFHY; from the coding sequence ATGATGACCACTCTGAGCAATCCTGAAAGCACTGTAAACGATCAGATGACCCAAGCGTCCGATACCAATACGGAAAACCTGCCTGAGTTGGGTCCAGATTCCATCCTGTGGCAGCGCTTTGGTGACTGGCGCTCGGCATTCGTTGCCCTGTCCGCTGGTCTATTACAGATTACCCAGCGCGACGTCAGCCGTTCCTTGGTGCAGCACTCCAACGTCTTCGATAACGAGGTTGCACGCCTTGTCCGCTCCGCCTTCCCGATCATCCGCACGATCTATGAAGGACCCGAAGTCGGCATAATGATTCGTGATTTCCACAAGGACATCAAGGGAACCCATCCAGATGGAAGCCGCTACCACCCACTGAATCCGGATGTTTACTACTGGGCACACGCCACCTTCGCTGCTATGCCGTACCAGCTGGCCGGCAACTTCATGGATCCCTTAAGCCCAGAGGAACGCGAACAGCTCTTCCAGGAAACCCGTACTTGGTATACCTTCTACGGAGTTGCAGAGCCGGATGATGCACCAAAGACGTACGCAGAATTTGAAGAGTACTTGGACCGCATGATCGATACCCTCGATATCAGCGAGACCATCGAGCGCTCCCGCATTATCAACGGCCTTACCCTTGACCCCCCAGACCCTAAGGTGCCCAACTGGCTGTGGAAACCCATCGCACCCTACGCATCCCGACTGCTGCTGTGGGTTGCTATCGGTATGATTCCAGACAAGTTGTGCAGTAAACTTGGCTGGGAGTGGACTAAAAAGGACGAGCGCAAGCTGAAGATTTTCTCCCGTACTGTACGTGGTATCTTCTCTGTCCTCCCACGCAAAGCACGCATGGTTCCTATTGCTACCCGCGCATTTGAAAAGGCTGAAGCCGAAGGCGGCTTCCACTATTAA
- a CDS encoding (Fe-S)-binding protein has protein sequence MTTVFGWIAIAASIPVWLYFFARVGALIKFIRSGGPTQLERTNSPVKRLGRVVVEVFGHTHFKGKPLVNAAHWLVMVGFLFGILVWFEAYIQTFAPDKGWPVLSTWPVYHFVEEVLGIGTVLGICFLIGVRLKLGDTERGSRFFNSQTAAARWVEAIVFIEGLSMLLVKASKIAAFGHGSAVADFFTLHLAKALPESPALVSFFALVKLLSGLLFIFFIARKFQWGVMWHRFMAFFNIFFQRNTSGEKALKSLPTPDLEEEITPGSWKMLLDSTACTECGRCQELCPAWNTDKPLSPKKVMMDLRQAALDNYNPHEGLDVLSMAGVIDDDVLWSCTNCGACVDQCPTDIEHIDHIADLRRFKVLAESDFPSELTGLFKNMETKGNPWGRNNSERRAWIDEARADGIEVPIIGEDATDFSDMEYLLWVGCAGAYDDNGRRTTRAVVDLLHTAGVKFGVLSTGETCTGDPARRAGNEFLFQMMAQQNVETLNNAFEGVPEGQRKIITTCPHCFNTIRNEYPDFDGHFDVFHHTQLLNRLVREKLLQPIPRTPENRKPITYHDPCFLGRHNKVFDPPRELLQATGVELREMDKSRDEAFCCGAGGTRMFMEEKLGSRINEFRTEQALETGAEEIATGCPFCNVMMTGGVKSLATESTPTTQVNDVATMLRNSISLDDKGTLPEPRPKAFLGTPVRHRAASTTTPDAPKAPAPADAPSSTNTPTAATPPAAPAAPAAPSAPSAPAAPSAPSAPGAPSAKAAPPAPGAAAPSAPSAPKAPSTPAAPKAPSAPNAPSAPTAPSAPQPTNTSAVPTPPAAPGAPSAPSAPTPPSAPTPPAAPKTPAAPAAPGSSSASSAPAAPNAPAAPSAPTAPNAPTPPAAPSAKAPAAPQPPRTPQPPAAPEAPAAPKPPAAPQPLEAPHASKAPQAPAAPKPPRADKNPEAAAPPAPPAPPAPPAPSGPPAPPASSTPPAPPAPPASSTPPARPAPPGTSASAEPPKAPKPPKPPEPPTPPKDANTE, from the coding sequence ATGACCACCGTGTTCGGTTGGATTGCTATAGCCGCATCGATTCCGGTGTGGCTATACTTTTTCGCCCGCGTCGGGGCGCTCATTAAGTTCATCCGCTCGGGCGGGCCCACCCAACTAGAGCGCACCAATAGCCCCGTAAAACGCCTCGGGCGCGTAGTGGTAGAGGTCTTCGGCCACACCCACTTCAAGGGCAAACCACTGGTCAACGCTGCCCACTGGTTAGTCATGGTGGGCTTCTTATTCGGCATCCTGGTCTGGTTTGAGGCCTATATCCAAACCTTCGCCCCGGATAAAGGGTGGCCGGTCTTAAGCACCTGGCCGGTCTATCACTTCGTGGAAGAAGTGCTCGGCATCGGCACGGTGCTAGGCATCTGCTTCCTCATCGGCGTGCGCCTGAAATTAGGCGATACCGAGCGCGGCAGCCGCTTTTTCAACTCCCAAACGGCGGCCGCCCGCTGGGTGGAGGCCATCGTCTTCATCGAGGGTCTCAGCATGCTCCTGGTCAAAGCCTCCAAGATCGCGGCCTTTGGTCACGGTTCCGCAGTCGCGGATTTCTTCACCCTTCACCTGGCCAAAGCACTGCCTGAATCCCCGGCACTGGTTAGCTTCTTTGCCCTGGTCAAGCTACTTTCCGGGCTCCTATTCATCTTCTTTATTGCCCGCAAATTCCAGTGGGGTGTCATGTGGCACCGCTTCATGGCGTTTTTCAATATCTTTTTCCAGCGCAATACTTCTGGAGAAAAGGCGCTCAAATCCCTGCCTACCCCGGACTTGGAAGAAGAGATCACCCCTGGCAGCTGGAAGATGCTGCTGGATTCGACCGCCTGCACCGAGTGCGGCCGCTGTCAGGAGCTGTGCCCAGCCTGGAATACCGATAAACCGCTTAGCCCCAAAAAGGTCATGATGGACCTGCGCCAGGCCGCGCTGGATAATTACAACCCGCACGAGGGCCTCGATGTGCTCTCGATGGCGGGCGTCATCGACGATGATGTCCTGTGGTCTTGCACCAACTGCGGTGCCTGCGTGGACCAGTGCCCCACCGATATCGAGCACATTGACCATATTGCGGACCTGCGCCGCTTCAAGGTCTTGGCGGAATCCGATTTCCCATCGGAGCTCACCGGCCTATTTAAGAACATGGAGACCAAGGGCAACCCTTGGGGCCGTAATAATTCCGAGCGCCGCGCCTGGATCGATGAAGCGCGTGCCGATGGCATCGAGGTACCCATCATTGGCGAGGACGCCACCGATTTCTCCGATATGGAATACCTCCTCTGGGTAGGCTGCGCCGGTGCCTATGACGACAATGGCCGCCGCACCACCCGCGCCGTCGTGGATCTGCTGCACACCGCTGGCGTGAAGTTCGGCGTGCTTTCTACCGGCGAGACCTGCACCGGCGATCCCGCCCGCCGCGCCGGCAACGAGTTCTTGTTCCAAATGATGGCGCAACAAAACGTTGAAACACTCAACAACGCTTTCGAGGGCGTGCCGGAAGGCCAGCGGAAAATCATCACGACCTGCCCGCACTGCTTTAATACCATCCGCAATGAATACCCGGACTTTGACGGGCATTTCGATGTCTTCCACCACACGCAGCTGCTCAACCGCCTGGTGCGCGAGAAACTGCTGCAGCCGATTCCGCGCACCCCGGAAAACCGCAAGCCCATCACCTATCACGATCCGTGCTTCTTAGGCCGGCACAATAAGGTCTTCGATCCCCCGCGCGAGCTTCTCCAGGCCACGGGCGTGGAGCTGCGCGAGATGGACAAGTCCCGCGATGAAGCCTTCTGCTGCGGCGCCGGTGGCACGCGCATGTTCATGGAAGAAAAGCTGGGGTCTCGCATCAATGAGTTCCGCACGGAGCAGGCACTGGAGACCGGCGCCGAGGAAATCGCCACCGGCTGCCCGTTCTGCAATGTCATGATGACCGGCGGTGTAAAGTCTTTGGCCACCGAATCCACCCCCACCACCCAGGTCAACGACGTGGCCACCATGCTGCGTAACTCCATTTCCCTGGATGACAAGGGCACCCTTCCAGAACCCCGCCCCAAGGCTTTCTTGGGCACCCCAGTACGCCACCGCGCGGCTTCAACCACCACCCCCGATGCCCCCAAGGCGCCCGCGCCTGCCGATGCCCCCTCCTCTACCAACACCCCCACTGCCGCGACGCCACCTGCTGCGCCCGCCGCTCCAGCAGCCCCATCCGCGCCTTCGGCACCGGCAGCTCCAAGCGCGCCCTCTGCCCCAGGCGCTCCCTCCGCTAAAGCGGCTCCTCCAGCCCCCGGTGCTGCTGCGCCATCGGCACCATCGGCGCCAAAGGCTCCTTCTACCCCGGCTGCTCCCAAGGCTCCTTCGGCTCCCAACGCACCCAGTGCACCAACCGCCCCCAGCGCGCCGCAGCCCACTAATACCTCGGCGGTGCCCACTCCACCTGCCGCACCGGGTGCCCCCTCTGCGCCCAGCGCGCCAACCCCACCGAGCGCTCCCACACCGCCTGCGGCTCCTAAGACCCCTGCTGCTCCTGCCGCCCCAGGTTCTTCTTCGGCATCTAGCGCCCCTGCAGCTCCGAACGCTCCAGCAGCGCCAAGTGCTCCAACGGCTCCGAATGCCCCAACTCCGCCGGCTGCTCCAAGTGCGAAGGCACCCGCGGCACCCCAACCGCCTCGTACCCCGCAGCCACCGGCTGCACCGGAAGCGCCAGCTGCGCCGAAACCACCTGCAGCTCCACAGCCGCTGGAGGCTCCACACGCTTCCAAGGCACCACAAGCTCCGGCAGCACCAAAGCCACCGCGCGCTGACAAGAACCCCGAAGCAGCAGCGCCACCCGCACCGCCTGCACCCCCTGCCCCGCCAGCCCCGTCGGGTCCACCGGCTCCACCGGCATCGTCCACGCCGCCTGCTCCGCCTGCGCCACCGGCATCGTCGACGCCGCCTGCGCGACCGGCACCACCGGGGACGTCGGCAAGCGCAGAGCCTCCCAAGGCCCCCAAGCCACCTAAACCGCCGGAGCCACCCACACCACCGAAAGACGCGAATACCGAGTAG
- a CDS encoding cation:proton antiporter, with amino-acid sequence MHLDVGWAADTVVLAAGATENTTSLVSFAWIMLAALLAPIVSFMLGNRLPAVALLIIFGMVIGPSLLDVAHEDAGISMLKELGVGALFLLAGFEIEISTLKTKEAGTALSTWLICLVACGVGAYFLVDNVPGAIVVALALTSTALGTLQPMLKQDRVLETKVGKSVMIHGAIGEVAPITAMALLLSTRSTWTTLLIMLAFIGIAVAVAIMPAAIATTIPWVKAAFISGAGSTNQTILRLIILILATLMAVTAVFELDIVLGAFAAGIILNRIIPDEFHRRLEHRLDVVFHSMLIPVFFVVSGMTISWDTIANNPGKVLGIPALILVTRGLPVFLRENVGHTGSEIETVRERLQVSLYTATGLPIIVAVTSLAVNSELMKQETASIFVAGGALTVAIFPFLANLVGRKDSKTVDESDPQKKSDSNEDDKEEESQEL; translated from the coding sequence ATGCATTTAGATGTGGGATGGGCTGCGGATACTGTTGTTCTCGCAGCAGGTGCGACGGAAAACACCACTAGCCTCGTTTCCTTTGCCTGGATCATGCTTGCGGCGCTACTGGCGCCGATAGTGTCGTTCATGTTGGGCAACCGGCTGCCGGCCGTTGCCCTTTTGATCATCTTTGGCATGGTCATCGGCCCATCGCTTTTGGATGTCGCCCATGAGGATGCTGGCATCAGCATGCTGAAAGAGCTGGGTGTTGGTGCGCTCTTCTTGCTCGCAGGTTTTGAGATCGAGATTTCTACGCTCAAGACCAAAGAGGCGGGAACTGCGCTATCCACCTGGCTTATCTGCCTAGTGGCCTGTGGCGTTGGTGCATACTTCTTGGTCGATAATGTCCCTGGCGCCATCGTGGTAGCACTCGCGCTGACGTCCACAGCACTGGGAACGCTGCAACCAATGTTGAAACAGGACCGCGTGCTCGAGACCAAGGTGGGCAAATCGGTCATGATTCACGGCGCTATTGGTGAGGTCGCCCCCATTACCGCGATGGCGCTTTTGCTCAGCACGCGCTCCACGTGGACCACGCTGCTGATTATGCTCGCGTTCATCGGCATCGCCGTGGCTGTTGCCATCATGCCGGCAGCCATTGCCACGACGATTCCGTGGGTTAAAGCGGCGTTTATCTCCGGTGCAGGGTCCACCAACCAGACCATTTTGCGTCTGATCATCCTGATCCTTGCCACCCTCATGGCCGTCACGGCGGTCTTTGAGCTCGACATCGTGCTTGGTGCCTTCGCCGCCGGCATCATCTTGAACCGCATCATTCCGGATGAGTTCCATCGCCGGCTGGAACACCGCCTCGATGTGGTCTTCCACTCCATGCTCATCCCGGTTTTCTTCGTGGTCTCTGGCATGACGATTAGCTGGGATACCATCGCCAATAATCCGGGGAAGGTGCTGGGCATCCCGGCGCTTATTCTCGTTACCCGCGGCCTGCCGGTATTCCTGCGCGAGAATGTGGGCCACACCGGCTCCGAAATTGAAACGGTGCGCGAGCGCCTCCAAGTCAGTTTGTACACGGCGACCGGCCTGCCGATCATCGTTGCCGTAACCTCGCTGGCGGTTAATTCGGAATTGATGAAGCAAGAAACCGCTTCGATCTTCGTCGCCGGTGGCGCATTGACCGTTGCTATCTTCCCGTTCCTGGCCAACTTGGTGGGAAGGAAAGACTCCAAGACGGTTGATGAATCCGATCCACAGAAGAAGTCCGATTCTAACGAGGACGATAAGGAAGAAGAGTCGCAAGAGCTCTAA
- a CDS encoding DUF1707 SHOCT-like domain-containing protein → MVAVTNSYGSSPYDRTLRLSDSERNDALTDLARAVGEGRLSMTEFEERSDSVMQAVTQKDLAPIFSDIPATGSQEVKIYSQGDVDRAYTAAKKPRIATALTSSVVLLTASPTLVMLSATMNSPWLLAGGAVAAALIPIVWILLYVAKVGPQSWHAPSVRQIERQQQREIRALTAHERAHQKELEKKMWAQRRQQAGEITGQAMEMAKKQISKWNNK, encoded by the coding sequence ATGGTGGCTGTGACTAATAGCTACGGATCCTCCCCCTATGACCGGACACTGCGTCTATCTGATTCAGAGCGCAACGATGCCCTGACCGATTTAGCCCGCGCAGTGGGCGAAGGCCGCCTATCGATGACCGAGTTTGAGGAGCGCTCCGATAGCGTCATGCAGGCCGTCACCCAGAAAGACTTGGCACCGATCTTTAGCGATATTCCTGCGACCGGCTCGCAAGAGGTAAAGATCTACTCCCAAGGCGATGTAGACCGCGCCTATACTGCCGCGAAGAAGCCCCGCATCGCTACGGCGCTGACCAGCTCGGTGGTGCTGCTCACGGCATCGCCCACTCTTGTCATGCTCAGCGCCACCATGAATAGCCCCTGGTTGCTGGCGGGCGGCGCGGTAGCCGCAGCGCTCATCCCCATCGTGTGGATCCTGTTGTACGTGGCCAAGGTGGGCCCGCAATCCTGGCATGCCCCCTCGGTGCGGCAAATTGAGCGCCAACAGCAGCGCGAAATCCGTGCGCTGACGGCACACGAGCGAGCGCACCAAAAAGAATTAGAGAAGAAAATGTGGGCCCAACGCCGCCAGCAGGCCGGAGAAATTACCGGTCAGGCTATGGAAATGGCGAAGAAACAAATCAGCAAGTGGAATAATAAATAG